In Pantanalinema sp., a single window of DNA contains:
- the wecB gene encoding UDP-N-acetylglucosamine 2-epimerase (non-hydrolyzing), with translation MSKPTVLCVFGTRPEAIKMAPVVLAIAACHDLDLKVCVTAQHRQMLDQVLDLFGIVPDADLDLMQPGQTLPDLTGRVLTQLTPVLKDLKPRLVLVHGDTTTTMASSLAAFYERIPVGHVEAGLRTDDLYNPFPEEMNRRVASQLTRLHFAPTSTAVANLRHDGIAPEGIFLTGNTVIDALLETALKIEAAPAPRRTILVTAHRRENWGEPLRDICWAVRDLVARNPDIDVVFPAHLNPIVQDTVREILGTLERVRIIDPLDYAPFVKAMKEATLILTDSGGVQEEGPSLGKPVLVMRTTTERPEAVEAGTVRLVGVKREDIFRNAQELLDDASAYARMANAVNPYGDGRAAARIVEAIRYFLGLRSDRPTDEFHPEAPARA, from the coding sequence GTGAGTAAACCCACTGTTCTCTGCGTCTTCGGCACCCGCCCCGAGGCCATCAAGATGGCGCCGGTGGTCCTTGCGATCGCTGCTTGCCACGACCTCGACCTCAAGGTCTGCGTCACCGCCCAGCACCGCCAGATGCTCGACCAGGTGCTCGACCTGTTCGGCATCGTCCCGGACGCCGACCTGGACCTGATGCAGCCGGGCCAGACCCTGCCGGATCTGACGGGCCGGGTCCTCACCCAGCTCACCCCGGTCCTCAAGGACCTGAAGCCCCGGCTGGTGCTGGTCCACGGCGACACCACCACCACCATGGCAAGCAGCCTGGCCGCCTTCTACGAGCGGATCCCGGTGGGCCACGTGGAGGCGGGCCTGCGCACCGACGACCTCTACAACCCCTTCCCCGAGGAGATGAACCGGCGCGTGGCCAGCCAGCTCACGCGCCTGCACTTCGCCCCGACCTCGACCGCGGTCGCGAACTTGCGGCACGACGGGATCGCCCCCGAGGGGATCTTCCTGACGGGCAACACCGTCATCGACGCCCTGCTCGAGACCGCGCTCAAGATCGAGGCCGCCCCCGCGCCTCGCCGGACGATCCTCGTGACGGCCCACCGCCGCGAGAACTGGGGCGAGCCCCTGCGGGACATCTGCTGGGCGGTGCGGGATCTCGTCGCGCGCAACCCCGACATCGACGTGGTCTTCCCCGCACACCTGAACCCCATCGTCCAGGACACCGTCCGCGAGATCCTGGGCACGCTCGAGCGGGTGCGGATCATCGACCCGCTCGACTACGCCCCCTTCGTGAAGGCCATGAAGGAAGCGACCCTCATCCTGACCGACTCGGGCGGGGTGCAGGAGGAGGGCCCGAGCCTCGGCAAGCCGGTGCTCGTCATGCGCACCACCACCGAGCGCCCCGAGGCGGTCGAGGCCGGCACCGTGCGGCTGGTGGGCGTCAAGCGCGAGGACATCTTCCGCAACGCCCAGGAGCTGCTCGACGACGCGAGCGCCTACGCCCGGATGGCGAACGCGGTGAACCCCTACGGCGACGGCCGGGCGGCCGCGCGCATCGTGGAGGCGATCCGCTACTTCCTCGGTCTGAGAAGCGATCGCCCGACCGACGAGTTTCACCCGGAGGCGCCGGCCCGGGCCTGA